The nucleotide window GGGGCATGGGGTTGAAGAAGGTGTGGTCGGCCGTGATGGCTGTGCTGGGCGTGGCCGGGCTGGCGGGGGTGCTGGCCCTGATGTTCACTCCGCTGAGCTGGCGCCTGGCACGCTGGCTGGCCGGGCAGGACTGGCCGTTGATGGACGCCGCGGCCCGGTCTGCGGCGGTGGGGCAGTTCCGGCTGGCCGTGGTGCAGGCCGTTGCGGGCGTCGGTGCCGGCATCGCCCTGATCTATACCGCCCGGTCCTACCGGCTGAGCCGTCGCGGGCAGGTGACGGACCGTTTCACGAAGGCGCTGGAGCGGCTGAGTTCGGATGAGCCGTATGTGTGCATCGGGGGTGTTCTGGCGCTGGAACAGATCGTCCAGGATGCCCCTGACCAGGGAAGGCATGCCGCGCGGGTGCTGAATGCGTTCGTGCGCCGCCATACGCAGCCTGCCGGTGCGGCGGGCGGTCTGGCGTCCGTACAGCTTCCGGGGGAACCCGACGAGATGGTTCAGGAGGCGCTGCGGGCGCTCACCGCACCTGGTTCACGGCGTCGAGGAGGTTCCTGGCCGCCGGTCGATCTCGCGGGGCGTCATCTCGCGAAGGCCCGCCTGCCGGGAGCTGACCTGCGGAGGGCTCTTCTCAGGGGGACGACGCTCAAGGGCGCCGTTCTGTGTCGGGCGCGACTCGACGGTGCGGACCTGGCGGATGCCGATCTGGTGCGAGCGGACCTGTCCGACGCGCGGGGGCTGACGGTCGAGCAGGTTCTTGCGGCCCGCGGTCTACACGACTGTGTGCTGCCGGAGCCCGTGCGCAGTGATCCCCGGGTCGTGGAGCGTGTCAGCCGGGGTGAGTGACGCCGGTGGCTTCCGCAGGGCTGCGTGTCAGGCTTCCAGAGCCCAGTCCGCGACGTGTTCGGGAAGCCTGTCCAGGACGTGTGTACGGGTGGTCAGTTCGCGCAGGTTCTGCCAGAAGCGTCGTCTGACCTGTTCTGGTGTCATGCCGCGGAGTTCGGCGAGCCGTTGTTCGAGCCGGTCGATGTGGCCGGGGCGTGATGCGCCGGTGGTACGTCGGCTGGCCGGGAAGTCGGTCTCCGGCAGCAGACGTGTCAGGGGCAGGGAGGTCAGGATGTCGTCGGGCATGGCGGCGTTGACAGAGAAGTAGGCGCCCAGGTCGATGGCGTGTCGCCGCTCGGTGGGGCTGCCGAGGAACCAGTGCAGGATCATTCCGGGGTGAGGCTGGTCGGTCAGCAGGTCGAGGAGGGGGCCAGTGCGTCCGGTGCTGTGCAGCGACAGCAGAACGGGCTGGTCGTGAGCGGCCTCAAGGATCTGGGCGAGTACGGTGCGTTGCCGCTCGAGGTTGCCTCGGCGGTCGAGGCCGACTTCCCCGATGAGGCAGCTGTGCCGCAGGGTGGCACGGAACTGCTGCAGGTCGAAGGCGTCGAGCGCTTCGGGTACGCCGGGGTGTACGCCGGATCCCCACATCAGGCGCGCGTCACGGCGTCGGCAGGCGCGGTGTGCTTCGGCCGGGGTGCGGGTGACGGCGAAGACGACGGCTCCGTGCAGGGCGTCGATCTGCGCGGGGGTCACATCGGGTGCGATGTGGGCGTGGCAGTCGAGCGGTGGCAGTTCGTCAGGGAAGGGGGACATCGTTCAACTCCTGCAGGCCTCGTTGGCACAGGTCCACGACGGCGTCGAGGTCGGTGTCGGGGGGAAGTTCACCGACGGCGAGGATGTCGGTGTCGTCGATGCCGCGGACGATGGCCTGCCGTACGTCG belongs to Streptomyces graminofaciens and includes:
- a CDS encoding TatD family hydrolase, giving the protein MSPFPDELPPLDCHAHIAPDVTPAQIDALHGAVVFAVTRTPAEAHRACRRRDARLMWGSGVHPGVPEALDAFDLQQFRATLRHSCLIGEVGLDRRGNLERQRTVLAQILEAAHDQPVLLSLHSTGRTGPLLDLLTDQPHPGMILHWFLGSPTERRHAIDLGAYFSVNAAMPDDILTSLPLTRLLPETDFPASRRTTGASRPGHIDRLEQRLAELRGMTPEQVRRRFWQNLRELTTRTHVLDRLPEHVADWALEA
- a CDS encoding pentapeptide repeat-containing protein, whose translation is MGLKKVWSAVMAVLGVAGLAGVLALMFTPLSWRLARWLAGQDWPLMDAAARSAAVGQFRLAVVQAVAGVGAGIALIYTARSYRLSRRGQVTDRFTKALERLSSDEPYVCIGGVLALEQIVQDAPDQGRHAARVLNAFVRRHTQPAGAAGGLASVQLPGEPDEMVQEALRALTAPGSRRRGGSWPPVDLAGRHLAKARLPGADLRRALLRGTTLKGAVLCRARLDGADLADADLVRADLSDARGLTVEQVLAARGLHDCVLPEPVRSDPRVVERVSRGE